The genomic segment GTTCCATGGTCGAGGCGGCACGATTGGTCGTGGTGGCTTGCCTGCTCATGCTGCGATCCTATCTCAGCCTCCAGGGTCGCTATCAGGTGGTTTCCGCGTAACAGAACAAGGTGAAACCATTCGCTATAAATTCGGTATGCCGCAGCTTGCCCAGCGCAGCCTTTCTTTGTATGCCAGCGCAATTTTAGAAGCGTTAATTTCTCCGCCGCCAGCACCAAAGCAAGAATGGCGAGACTTGATCACTGAAGTAGCAGCTAATGCCCGTGATAACTATCGAAACACGGTACGACACGATGAGAGCTTTGTACCGTATTTTAGGGTTGCTACCCCTGAGCAAGAGTTAGGTAAACTGCCACTTGGTAGCCGCCCAGCTAAACGTAAGCCCAGTGGCGGTATTGAAAGTTTACGTGCTATTCCATGGATTTTTGCTTGGGCGCAAACACGCTTAGTCTTGCCTTCATGGTTAGGTGCAATGAAGGCAGTACAAACGGCTATCGATGCCGGTCATCGTCCTCTTATCGACGACATGCTGGCAAATTGGCCTTTCTTCCATTCGCGCTTCTCTATGTTAGACATGGTGTTTGGCAAAGCAGATCCGCGTATCAGTGCTGAATATGACAAACGTTTGGTGCCAGAGGAGTTGCGTCATTTAGGTGATGCGCTGCGTGAGGAACTGAATATGAGCATGAGCTTGTTGCTGGATGTATTACAGCAAAAAGAAGTGATGGAATCCGATCCGAAAGGCAATGAGTCCATGAATATTCGTGCGGGTTACTTACAACCCCTTCACTTCTTACAAATAGAATTGCTGGAGCGTATCCGAGCCAAAGGTGATGAAGCCGACCCGACCCTTGAACGTGCCATGATGGTTACCATTGCAGGCATCGCCGTGGGTATGAGGAATACAGGGTAGTACTCTACCGGGTAGCGTCTACGGGGTAGTACTCTACCGGGTAGCGTCTACTCACTAGATTAAAGCTCGTTTGTTCAAAAATAAAACTGTCTCAGGTAAACACTTGAGACAGTTTTTTGCCTTTTACGTATAATTCACGTTAATTCACTTTTTCGCCAACCGATAGAGTTTATGCCCATTACTCCTCCGTATTTAATTCCTAGTGCCACCGTTACCTTTGAAGAGGAAATAAAACGCAGCCGCTTTATAACCTGTCTTGCACATACATCTGGTGTTAAAGAAGCCAAAGGCTTTGTTCAGCAAATGAAAGACGCTCACCCGCAAGCACGTCATCACTGCTGGGGGTTTGTTGCAGGCGCGCCAAATGATTCTATGCAGTTGGGCTTTAGTGATGACGGCGAGCCAAGCGGAACCGCAGGCAAACCCATTCTCGCCCAGCTACAGGGCAGCAATATTGGCGAAATTTGTGCCGTAGTAGTGCGCTACTCTGGCGGCATCAAGCTGGGAACAGGAGGATTAGTTAAAGCTTACGGAGGTGGCGTTAAACAAGCTCTGCCCCTTGTGAGGACTAAAACTCGCGTTGCCATGGTCAATATCAGCCTTGAATACATTTATGCCTTACAGGGCGTTATAGACGATTTAACCCGCGAGTTTGCTCTTAAGGTAGAAACGTCTGACTTTGGTGAGAAAGCCAAAATAACCGCCTCAATTGAAGCGATTCACCTAGCTTCTTTATTACATAAGGCAAGTTTGTACGATGCAGATAAATTAACCGTTCAACGTGTCCGCCAAAGCGACTAGCTTTACCGATCGCTTTGGGGAAAAACATTATCTTTTGTCTTTATTAAACTGATGAGTCAGCGCATCAAGTTGTTGCGCAAGCGCGTTCAGCCCACCGGACTCATCGGCCATCTGAGCAATTTTGTGCATGTTCTCTTGAGAACGACTTCGAATATCTTGCATATTGCGATTAATCAATTCAATACTGACAGACTGTTCTTCTGTTGCTGCGGCCACTGAACGATTCGCGTGAGTAATATCGTTGAAGTGAGCGCTATTAGCCTCAAGCACTTGATGTGCTGTGCCAATAGAACTCGCTGTGATTTGCGACTGCTCAATGATAGATGAGATTTCTTTGGTTGCGGATGCTGAGGTTACCTTGAGCTCCTGCATGATTGCCTGTACTTCATGTGTTGAATCCGCAGTACGCTTAGCTAACGTGCGAACCTCGTCAGCAACAACAGCAAACCCCCTGCCTTGCTCACCAGCTCTGGCCGCTTCAATAGCCGCATTAAGTGCTAACAGATTCGTTTGGTCTGAAATTGCCTGAATATTTTCCAGTACGTTGGCAATGGTATCTGTGTTGTTGCTAAGCGAGCGAATGACCTCTGCCACATCATTGATTTTACTCACCAAGCCATTAATATCTTGCTGAGTGTTGGTAATCACCTGAGATATTTGCTCTCCCTCTGAATTGATTTGCACAGCGACCAAGGTCGCTGACTCCGCGCTTTTCGCCACTTCGCTGACAGCACTGCTTACTTGGCTCAAATTCATAGAGATATCTTGGGTATGCTCATCGCTATGTTGCGCACTTTCTAGGGTTTCTCCCGCTTTATTTTGCAATGAACGCGCTACGTCCTTGAGTGCCACACTATTTTGCACCACCTCAGTAAAGGTTTGGTCTAATTGACTGACAAATTGATTGTAACCTTTAGCCACATCTGCCACTTCCTTTTGACCGTGCTCTGGCAACCGATAAGTAAGATCAGCATTGCCAGAACCTAAGCGCATAAACACTTGAGCCAAACGACTTATAGGTTGAGTAATACTAGTAGCAACAAACCAAGCTGCAAGACAGGCCATAACGGCGATCAACAAAGCCCAAAGTGTAATGTGCCAAGTAGCACTGTGTAACGAAGCGAATATTTCATCATAGGGTACTTGGGCTACAACAAACCAGTTCATGCTCGGTATAAAACTCGAGGCCACGATAAAGTCGGTATCGTTTTTATTAATAACGGCTAAGTTAAAGTCGTTTTCATTTAGTAAATTAGTAACGTTATTTACACCATAAAGGCTTGCTATATCCGCTTGGTTAATTAAGCCTGCATCTGTGTGTAAGCGCACATTCCCCTGACCATCCACCAAATATACAAATCCAGATTGCTCTAACTGAAAACTTGCCAGCAAATCCACCACGTCCTTGAACGACTTTGCCGTTCCTGACAGTCCTCGTCCATTGCGTTGCTGATAGTTAACAAACAGATCCGTTTTACCTGTATTTGGATCTCTATAAACGCTAACCATAGTGGGTTGCTTACTTTGGGTATAATCAAAAAACCAACCATCGGCTGCATCGTCTTTTAAGGTTCTCAAAAAGCCATCTTGATTCCAGTAGCGATTAGTTTGCTTATCAGCAAAAGAAGCAGCACTTAGGCCGTGTTTGCTAACGGCATTTTTTAACACTTGAATAAGTGTTTTCTCCCCTTGCGCAGACTGGCCTTGCGCATTCCATTGCAAAATAAATGCATCTGTAGCGATTTGCGTGGCAATAAGCTGCATGGCAACAATTTTACTATCGATTTCATTAGCGATACGCTTAACAACGTTGGGTAACTCGGTACTTAACACGCGCGATTCAACGGCGTTTCTCGCTGTCATCATGCTTATGCCACCGACGAACACGGCGGTTAATAACACAAAGAGAGTAAGTGTGAGCATTATTTTTTGTTTAATAGATAACTGTTTCATTAGTGTTCTTAAGAGAGTGAGAAGATTAAGCAAAGCTATTTTTGTATCGGCAAGAGAGCCAAATGCATGACATCATTCTACATTATCGGGCTAAATTAATCGGCAAGTAAACTAGCCGAAGACTAAACCCCGAATACCACTGGTAGTTTAAAAGCTCGTCGGCTATACACCGTTAAGAATCACACTGGCCTAGCAGCTGGCCCTATCACCATCATTGGGTTCGACACCTACACTCAACCTTCTTACAGAGATAAAAATGGGTGAAACCGGAATCTTTCTGGTGCACCGCACCAGCCGGTTGAACGAGCGACAGGGACGTCGGGCTGGCCACATCACCATGGACGGGTTAGACCGCGTTTTGTACACAGCTACATATAGCTGCATCACTTTAAAAGCTGGCTGACGCACTAGGGATGGGTGAAACCGGAGTCTTTCTGGTGCACCGCACCAGCCGGTTGAACGACTGGCAAGGATGCCAGGCTGGACTGCATCACCATGGACGGGTTAGACCGCGTTTTGTACACAGCTACATATAGCTGCATCACTTTAAAAGCTGGCTGACGCACCAGAGATGGGTGAAACCAGAGTCTTTCTGGTGCACCGCACCAGCCGGTTGAACGACTGGCAAGGGTGAAGTCAGTTTATCTAGGCGCACTGCGCCGCCTGACTGAACGGGCACACAGGGATGTGTGCACTGGACCCAACTACCATGGACGGGTTAGACGGCGTTTTGTACACAGCTACATATAGCTGCAGCACTTTAAAAGCTGGCCACAGCACCAGGGATGGGTGAAACCGGAGTCTTTCTGGTGCACCGCACCAGCCGGTTGAACGACCGACAGGGACGTCGGGCTGGCCACATCACCATGGACGGGTTGTACCTCTAAACCCAACTTTCTTACAGACACAAAAAAGGGTGAAACCGGAATCCTTCTGGTGCACTGCACCAGCCGGTTGAACGACTGGCAAAGATGCCAGGCTGGCTGACGCACCAGGGATGGGTACACCCTAAACATTTAACTTTCTTACAGGCACAAAAAAGGGTGAAACCGGAGGCTTTCTGGCGCACTGCGCCAGCCGGTTGAACGACTGGCAAGGATGCCAGGCTGGGCCACAGCACCAAGGAAGGGTTCAACCTTTACTTTTAACTATCTTACAGGCATAAAAAAAGGCCACCGAAGTGACCTTTATTTCAAATCAATTTGCTAGCTATTAAGCAATGATTTTTGCAACAACGCCTGCACCTACTGTGCGGCCACGTTACTCCGGGCGTCCTGCCCTACGCCCTACAGGCCATGCTTCGCATGTTCAAAATCGTTCCCGACGATTTTGTCACGGAATAATCCGCTTGGAGCCACACAATACGTGCAAGCACAAAAAAGGCTGCATTTAGCAGCCTTTCCTTTCAAATCAATTTGCTAGCTATTAAGCAATGATTTTTGCAACAACGCCTGCACCTACTGTGCGGCCACCTTCGCGGATTGCGAAGCGTAAACCTTCGTCCATCGCGATAGGAGCAATCAATTCAACTACGAATTTCAAGTTGTCACCAGGCATTACCATTTCTACGCCTTCAGGAAGCTCTACAGCACCTGTTACGTCAGTTGTACGGAAGTAGAACTGTGGACGGTAGCCTTTGAAGAACGGAGTATGACGGCCGCCTTCGTCTTTGCTTAGTACGTATACTTCAGCTTCGAATTGAGTGTGTGGGTTGATTGAACCAGGCTTAGCTAGTACTTGACCACGCTCAACATCTTCACGCTTAGTACCACGAAGCAATGCACCGATGTTCTCACCAGCACGACCTTCGTCAAGCAATTTACGGAACATTTCAACACCAGTTACCGTTGAAGTCGTTGTATCTTTCATACCAACGATTTCTACTGCATCACCTGTGTTTACGATACCACGCTCAACACGACCTGTTACAACCGTACCACGACCTGAAATTGAGAATACATCTTCAATTGGAAGTAGGAAAGGCTTGTCGATGTCACGCTCTGGCTCTGGGATGTAGCTATCAAGTGCTTCTGCAAGCTCAATGATTTTTGCTTCCCACTTCTCGTCGCCTTCTAGGGCTTTAAGTGCTGAACCTTGGATAACTGGCAAGTCGTCGCCAGGGAATTCGTATTCTGAAAGCAATTCACGTACTTCCATCTCTACCAATTCTAACAATTCTTCGTCGTCAACCATGTCACATTTGTTCATGAAAACAACCATGAAAGGTACACCAACTTGGCGACCTAGCAAGATGTGCTCACGCGTTTGTGGCATAGGACCATCGGTCGCTGCTACTACTAGAATTGCGCCATCCATTTGAGCAGCACCCGTGATCATGTTTTTTACATAATCGGCGTGTCCAGGACAGTCAACGTGTGCGTAGTGACGAGTAGGAGTATCGTATTCAACGTGAGACGTTGAAATAGTGATACCACGCTCGCGCTCTTCAGGAGCGTTATCGATTTGATCGAATGCAGATGCAGCACCGCCGTATACTTTTGCAAGTACAGTAGTGATTGCAGCTGTTAGAGTGGTTTTACCGTGGTCAACGTGGCCGATTGTACCGACGTTTACATGCGGTTTAGTACGTTCAAACTTTGCTTTTGCCATTTTACAAATTTCCTAAGTTAAAAACCCGGCCCTACTCATGTAGTAAACCGGACCAGACCTTTATTAAGATTGACGAGCGTCAATAATGGCTTTCGCAACATTATTAGGCGCTTCTGAATAATTAAAAAATTCCATTGAATATGATGCACGACCCTGCGTTGCTGAACGCAAGTCTGTAGAATAACCAAACATTTCAGATAGTGGTACCTTGGCAAAAACAATTTTAATGCCGGCAACGCCATCTTCCATACCTTCAATTACACCACGTCGGCGATTTAAATCACCAACCACATCACCCATCCAGTCTTCCGGAGTGGTAACTTCAACTTTCATTGTGGGTTCAAGCAATACAGGTTTTGCCTCAGCAGCGCCCTTTCTAAAACCCATTGAACCAGCGATTTTAAACGCCATTTCAGAAGAGTCAACATCATGATAAGAACCATCGAATAAGGTAACTTTTACGTCAAGTACCGGATAACCCGCTAGCACACCATTTTGCATCTGTTCATGGATACCTTTATCAACTGATGGGATAAATTCTTTTGGAATTACACCACCAACAATATTGTTGATAAATTCGTACCCAGCCCCTTCTTCATTAGGCTCGATTGTAAGCCAAACATGTCCGAATTGACCACGGCCACCTGATTGACGAACAAACTTACCTTCTACGTCGACTTTACCGCGAATAGTCTCACGATAAGCAACCTGAGGTTTACCTACATTGCACTCGACACTGAACTCGCGTCTCATGCGATCTACAATGATATCAAGATGAAGTTCACCCATCCCAGATATAATTGTTTGTCCTGACTCTTCGTCAGTTTTAACTTTAAATGATGGATCTTCCGCTGCCAACTTACCTAGTGCCAATGCCATTTTCTCTTGGTCGGCTTGAGAGCGAGGCTCTACTGCAATGGAAATAACAGGCTCTGGGAAGTCCATCCGTTCGAGTGTAATGATATGATTCGGATCACACAAGGTATCTCCGGTTGTCACATCTTTCAGACCAATCGCTGCTGCGATATCGCCCGCTCGAACTTCTTTCAGTTCCTCTCGGTCCTTAGCGTGCATCTGCACGATACGACCAAAGCGTTCACGCTTCGCTTTGACTGGGTTATAAACGCTGTCACCCGTGTTAACCACACCTGAATAACAACGGAAAAAAGTCAAAGTCCCTACGAAAGGGTCGGTTGCGATTTTAAATGCAAGTGCAGAAAAAGGTGCGTCATCATCCGCAGGACGTGAAGCTTCAGTTTCCTCATTGTCATCTAGAACACCTGTGATTGCAGGAACATCTATAGGAGCAGGTAAAAATTCAATTACCGCATCTAAAACGGCTTGTACACCTTTATTCTTGAACGCTGAACCACAGGTTGCGAGCACTATTTCATTATTAATAGTACGCTGACGCAATGCTGTCTTGATTTCTTCTTCGGTTAGCTCTTCGCCTTCCAAATACTTATCCATCAATTCATCATTGGCCTCTGCAGCCGCTTCAACAAGTTCAGTACGTAGCTCGTCCGCTCGGTCTTGCAAATCAGCTGGGATAGCTTCGTAGGTAAACGTCATGCCTTGATCAGATTCATCCCAATTAATGGCTTTCATCTTGATGAGGTCTATGACACCTTTGAAGTTCTCTTCTGAACCGATATTGAGGTGAATAGGAACACAGTTAGCGCCGAGTCGTTTGCGAATTTGCCCAACCACTCGTTCAAAATCTGCTCCCGCTCTGTCCATCTTGTTAACAAACACCACCCGAGGGACTTGGTATTTGTCAGCTTGACGCCAGACGGTTTCTGATTGGGGTTCTACACCAGAAGAACCACAAAATACGACAACGGCACCATCAAGAACACGCAAAGAACGTTCAACTTCGATGGTGAAGTCAACGTGTCCTGGCGTGTCAATGATGTTAATGCGGTGTTGGTCGTATTGCTTATCCATACCTGCCCAAAAGCAGGTCGTAGCCGCCGAAGTAATGGTAATACCGCGTTCTTGCTCTTGTTCCATCCAGTCCATGGTGGCAGCACCATCATGAACTTCACCGATTTTGTGAGACAAACCAGTGTAGAACAAAACACGCTCAGTCGTCGTGGTTTTACCCGCGTCGACGTGAGCAACGATACCAATATTTCGGTAGCGATTGATAGGCGTTTTACGAGCCATAGCTTTCTCTTATTACCAGCGGTAGTGAGCGAAGGCTTTGTTGGCTTCGGCCATACGGTGAACGTCTTCACGTTTCTTAACCGCAGAACCTTTGTTTTCTGCAGCGTCGAGCATTTCAGCTGCAAGGCGTTGAGCCATTGATTTTTCACCACGTTTACGAGCAGCGTCAACTAACCAGCGCATACCTAGGGCATTACGACGAACAGGACGAACTTCTACTGGTACTTGGTACGTAGAACCACCCACACGGCGAGATTTAACCTCTACCGTAGGACGAATGTTGTCCAATGCATCTTCGAAAATGTCTAGATGTGACTTGCCAGCTTTTTCAGCAACAATGTCGAGTGCACCGTAAACGATTTTTTCAGCAGTCGATTTTTTGCCATCTAACATGACGACATTCATAAATTTTGCAAGTAACTGCGATCCGAACTTAGGATCCGGTAGGATTTTGCGTTGACCTACAACTCTTCTTCTTGGCATCTTAATTCTCCGTAGAATTCAGGGGTATCCCAAAACTCAATTAATACTTTAGTTTGGCCTTACTAACGGAGAACCGTTAAGACTTAGGCCTTTTTGCGCCGTACTTAGAACGGGCTTGTTTACGTGAACTTACACCTGCGCAGTCTAATGTACCGCGAACAGTGTGGTAACGAACACCTGGTAAATCTTTAACACGACCACCACGGATAAGAACAACACTGTGCTCTTGTAGGTTATGGCCTTCACCACCGATGTATGAAGAAACTTCAAAACCGTTGGTCAAACGAACACGACAAACTTTACGTAATGCAGAGTTTGGCTTCTTTGGAGTGGTGGTATA from the Paraglaciecola mesophila genome contains:
- a CDS encoding YigZ family protein, which translates into the protein MPITPPYLIPSATVTFEEEIKRSRFITCLAHTSGVKEAKGFVQQMKDAHPQARHHCWGFVAGAPNDSMQLGFSDDGEPSGTAGKPILAQLQGSNIGEICAVVVRYSGGIKLGTGGLVKAYGGGVKQALPLVRTKTRVAMVNISLEYIYALQGVIDDLTREFALKVETSDFGEKAKITASIEAIHLASLLHKASLYDADKLTVQRVRQSD
- a CDS encoding methyl-accepting chemotaxis protein; its protein translation is MKQLSIKQKIMLTLTLFVLLTAVFVGGISMMTARNAVESRVLSTELPNVVKRIANEIDSKIVAMQLIATQIATDAFILQWNAQGQSAQGEKTLIQVLKNAVSKHGLSAASFADKQTNRYWNQDGFLRTLKDDAADGWFFDYTQSKQPTMVSVYRDPNTGKTDLFVNYQQRNGRGLSGTAKSFKDVVDLLASFQLEQSGFVYLVDGQGNVRLHTDAGLINQADIASLYGVNNVTNLLNENDFNLAVINKNDTDFIVASSFIPSMNWFVVAQVPYDEIFASLHSATWHITLWALLIAVMACLAAWFVATSITQPISRLAQVFMRLGSGNADLTYRLPEHGQKEVADVAKGYNQFVSQLDQTFTEVVQNSVALKDVARSLQNKAGETLESAQHSDEHTQDISMNLSQVSSAVSEVAKSAESATLVAVQINSEGEQISQVITNTQQDINGLVSKINDVAEVIRSLSNNTDTIANVLENIQAISDQTNLLALNAAIEAARAGEQGRGFAVVADEVRTLAKRTADSTHEVQAIMQELKVTSASATKEISSIIEQSQITASSIGTAHQVLEANSAHFNDITHANRSVAAATEEQSVSIELINRNMQDIRSRSQENMHKIAQMADESGGLNALAQQLDALTHQFNKDKR
- the tuf gene encoding elongation factor Tu; this translates as MAKAKFERTKPHVNVGTIGHVDHGKTTLTAAITTVLAKVYGGAASAFDQIDNAPEERERGITISTSHVEYDTPTRHYAHVDCPGHADYVKNMITGAAQMDGAILVVAATDGPMPQTREHILLGRQVGVPFMVVFMNKCDMVDDEELLELVEMEVRELLSEYEFPGDDLPVIQGSALKALEGDEKWEAKIIELAEALDSYIPEPERDIDKPFLLPIEDVFSISGRGTVVTGRVERGIVNTGDAVEIVGMKDTTTSTVTGVEMFRKLLDEGRAGENIGALLRGTKREDVERGQVLAKPGSINPHTQFEAEVYVLSKDEGGRHTPFFKGYRPQFYFRTTDVTGAVELPEGVEMVMPGDNLKFVVELIAPIAMDEGLRFAIREGGRTVGAGVVAKIIA
- the fusA gene encoding elongation factor G; this translates as MARKTPINRYRNIGIVAHVDAGKTTTTERVLFYTGLSHKIGEVHDGAATMDWMEQEQERGITITSAATTCFWAGMDKQYDQHRINIIDTPGHVDFTIEVERSLRVLDGAVVVFCGSSGVEPQSETVWRQADKYQVPRVVFVNKMDRAGADFERVVGQIRKRLGANCVPIHLNIGSEENFKGVIDLIKMKAINWDESDQGMTFTYEAIPADLQDRADELRTELVEAAAEANDELMDKYLEGEELTEEEIKTALRQRTINNEIVLATCGSAFKNKGVQAVLDAVIEFLPAPIDVPAITGVLDDNEETEASRPADDDAPFSALAFKIATDPFVGTLTFFRCYSGVVNTGDSVYNPVKAKRERFGRIVQMHAKDREELKEVRAGDIAAAIGLKDVTTGDTLCDPNHIITLERMDFPEPVISIAVEPRSQADQEKMALALGKLAAEDPSFKVKTDEESGQTIISGMGELHLDIIVDRMRREFSVECNVGKPQVAYRETIRGKVDVEGKFVRQSGGRGQFGHVWLTIEPNEEGAGYEFINNIVGGVIPKEFIPSVDKGIHEQMQNGVLAGYPVLDVKVTLFDGSYHDVDSSEMAFKIAGSMGFRKGAAEAKPVLLEPTMKVEVTTPEDWMGDVVGDLNRRRGVIEGMEDGVAGIKIVFAKVPLSEMFGYSTDLRSATQGRASYSMEFFNYSEAPNNVAKAIIDARQS
- the rpsG gene encoding 30S ribosomal protein S7, with the protein product MPRRRVVGQRKILPDPKFGSQLLAKFMNVVMLDGKKSTAEKIVYGALDIVAEKAGKSHLDIFEDALDNIRPTVEVKSRRVGGSTYQVPVEVRPVRRNALGMRWLVDAARKRGEKSMAQRLAAEMLDAAENKGSAVKKREDVHRMAEANKAFAHYRW
- the rpsL gene encoding 30S ribosomal protein S12; translated protein: MATVNQLVRKPRQKPDAKSNVAALQACPQRRGVCTRVYTTTPKKPNSALRKVCRVRLTNGFEVSSYIGGEGHNLQEHSVVLIRGGRVKDLPGVRYHTVRGTLDCAGVSSRKQARSKYGAKRPKS